From one Pedosphaera parvula Ellin514 genomic stretch:
- a CDS encoding POTRA domain-containing protein: MKTRPAKIKVSGYGVLGNFNLRRSLVLLQPPEKKLEYLDANFVEDAITILLSKIKEDGFLEPLIVSELTLQDGRKLSFEWRDGLEHTLPRPLAISEVRFRVHKGIQYYYRNLEFQGLESISEGQAQGYFVETGFLIHLRSKRVYTPTRLERGLSSLSGALEQKGYESANAYVTSLHRDDTTGAVDASIKVEQGLKSVVRSVQEEFFKEKETTPYRTTPTIFQQTYSRYWLQDFTQYLKTNSFHDGYPDTQVEIKTLHRETVGKLIEHDLLATVHQGPQVTLGKVAFAGQEKTKESIMKKRVRLQEGELLNRIKVEEGRSRLAQLGTFESVQLKYDQVDEHNRGVTYNVREGKTVDISLLFGYGSYELLRAGFEAEHRNIWGLGHSERLKVVQSFKSSSGEYTYTIPDILGRDVDFFLNASALRREEISFLREEYGGGFGLHRYFHPIATDVSTRYNYMILKAADTSPTFFLEGAQNPNVGTIITDIRHDRRDDPLYPRNGYRIYYNMEIANQYLGGDVAYERFQLSGFYHHPLWGGTMGQPRFDPWSSRHPGRPPAEFALSIGDSSLAAPIPFAVTRRIKRHHGMPWARLSARKRFRSHRWNWNKP, from the coding sequence GTGAAGACCAGGCCGGCAAAGATTAAAGTCTCCGGATACGGTGTCCTCGGAAACTTCAATTTAAGGCGCTCGCTTGTCCTGCTCCAACCCCCGGAGAAGAAACTGGAATATCTCGATGCCAACTTCGTTGAAGATGCCATCACCATTCTGCTCTCCAAAATCAAGGAGGATGGCTTTCTCGAACCCCTCATTGTCTCAGAATTGACGCTTCAGGACGGCCGCAAGTTAAGCTTTGAATGGCGGGATGGACTGGAACACACCTTGCCGCGGCCACTTGCCATTAGTGAAGTGCGTTTTAGAGTCCATAAAGGAATCCAGTATTATTATCGAAATCTGGAATTCCAAGGCTTGGAAAGCATCTCCGAAGGGCAGGCCCAGGGTTATTTTGTTGAGACAGGCTTCCTGATTCATCTTAGATCCAAACGCGTCTATACCCCGACAAGGCTTGAGCGCGGTCTTTCCAGCCTCTCGGGGGCGCTGGAGCAAAAAGGCTATGAAAGTGCCAATGCTTACGTCACCTCCCTGCACCGCGATGATACAACCGGGGCGGTGGATGCCAGCATCAAGGTCGAGCAAGGTTTGAAGTCAGTCGTCCGCTCGGTGCAGGAGGAATTTTTCAAGGAAAAGGAAACCACGCCATACAGAACCACTCCCACTATTTTTCAACAAACTTACTCCAGATATTGGCTGCAGGATTTCACCCAATACTTGAAGACGAACAGCTTCCATGATGGATATCCGGATACCCAGGTGGAAATAAAAACCCTCCATCGCGAAACAGTGGGAAAACTGATCGAGCACGATCTGCTCGCCACTGTGCACCAGGGCCCTCAGGTTACCCTGGGAAAAGTTGCCTTTGCCGGACAGGAAAAGACCAAGGAATCCATTATGAAAAAACGTGTGCGATTGCAGGAAGGCGAATTGCTGAACCGAATAAAAGTGGAGGAAGGCCGGTCACGGCTGGCTCAACTTGGCACCTTCGAATCCGTTCAACTCAAATACGACCAGGTGGACGAGCACAACCGCGGCGTTACTTATAATGTCAGGGAGGGAAAGACCGTGGATATCAGCCTGCTGTTCGGCTATGGCAGTTATGAACTGTTGCGTGCCGGGTTCGAAGCGGAACATCGAAACATCTGGGGGCTCGGCCATTCCGAACGTCTTAAGGTGGTACAATCCTTCAAATCATCCAGCGGCGAATACACCTACACCATCCCCGACATACTGGGCAGGGATGTGGACTTCTTTCTCAACGCTTCAGCGTTGCGGCGTGAGGAAATATCCTTTTTACGCGAAGAATACGGCGGTGGTTTTGGGCTGCATAGATACTTCCATCCCATAGCGACGGACGTCAGCACCCGTTACAATTACATGATCTTGAAAGCGGCGGATACAAGCCCAACATTCTTTTTGGAGGGTGCCCAGAATCCGAATGTGGGCACCATAATCACCGACATCAGGCACGACCGCAGAGATGACCCCTTATATCCTCGTAACGGTTACAGAATTTATTACAACATGGAAATTGCCAACCAATATCTGGGCGGTGATGTCGCGTACGAGCGCTTCCAACTCTCCGGGTTCTATCATCATCCACTTTGGGGAGGGACGATGGGTCAGCCTCGGTTTGACCCATGGAGCAGTCGTCACCCAGGGCGACCCCCAGCAGAATTTGCCCTTTCGATCGGAGATTCTTCACTGGCGGCGCCAATTCCATTCGCGGTTACCAGGAGGATCAAGCGTCACCACGGAATGCCTTGGGCCAGATTATCGGCTCGGAAACGTTTTCGCTCGCATCGGTGGAACTGGAACAAGCCCTGA